Part of the Antennarius striatus isolate MH-2024 chromosome 6, ASM4005453v1, whole genome shotgun sequence genome, GACAATGCATAGTTTTCTTACGCTGTTTTTCAGGCATGTAAGCGGATTTGGCTCGGCCTCTACGATGACAGAACTTCCTCGATACCAGACTTCAGAGAACCACAGAAAGTCAAGGAGTTCCTCCAAGATAAATACGAGAAGAAGAGATGGtaattcagtttaaaaaaaaaaaagtgaacaatcCTGCGACCGTGTTCACTGagtcaacatgtttgtttttgacttcTTTCCCCTCTTTTGGCTTGGAATGTCTCACAGGCGGCTCGTAGCAGTCGGCCTGGAGCGAGCCACCAGATAGCCTCTGTAAATGCACAGAATGTAGGTCACGACAGACAAGCTGCTTTACATTCAAGACCTAGTTGTTCCAGGATGATCAGAGGTTCTGTTTGTAAGGGTTAGCGtagtttgtttcatttcattttactgttGTGTGCGAGGACGTATTAAAGATGTAATTGTGACAGACCGAAGCAATTTCTTGTTGTAATTATTGAATGCTTGGCAAAAGTAAATATACGTGAATACTGTTGGTGTGTGCAGGTTTGTGGTTTATTTCCATGAACACATCAGTGATGATAGATTGTTAGTCTTAATATTTTGGGCAGTAGAGTCTAGGTAGCAACATTAGCATTTGAATGAATGAGAGCTAGGAACGACACACGTCTCTACACGCAAGTTTTACTTCAGACATACACTCCCACTCACTCAGTCCTCTCCTGTATCTCACAAATATGCACAACAGTCGAgttaagaatgtgtgtgtgtgtgtgtgtgtgtgtgtgtgtgtgtgtgtgtgtgtgtgagctatGACTCAGCTTTGCTCCCTGTTTAACATCATGTCCTCACGTTTACTGTAAATAGCAGTGACTGGTTGTAATGCATCTGATGCCTGTTTGCTAGGTACATTCCTCCTGAGCAGGCCAAGGTAGTGGCATCCGTCCACGCTTCCATCTCCGGCTCTTCaaacagcagcaccagcagcacacCTGAGGTCAGACCGCTCAAATCCCTGCTGGGGGAGTCAGCCCCCTCCTTACACTTTAACAAGAACACCCCGCCTAATCAGGTGAGCCTAGCCTAGTGCATACTAATGAGTCGTTTGTGAAGCTGCCTACAGTTACTCTAAACCGTCTCTTTCCTCCACCAGTCCCCAGTGGCGAGCCGCGGGCAGCAGCCGTTCCACGACAAGAGATTCGACCTCCTCGGCGACTTGGGTGGAGACATCTTCGCCGCCCCGCCCAACGTGAATGCAGGCGCCAGCTCCAGTTTTGCCAACTTTGCACATTTCAACAGCCACACAAGTAAGAACTGGACAAAAGATGATGGGTGATAAATCTCAGGCACGAGAAAATGGAGCCGTCGTGTTTTTAATTTACGTTAATGCTTTTTAACTGTGACAGGACAGGAAAAAATATCAGCGGCCGTGTCCCTCCATGACTGCAACACATTACCACATATTATGTACAATAGACAGACATGTCTCCATGGTTACTAATGTCTTTAGCATAGGAATATTGGTGTTTGCTTCCTGTGGAGAATAATTTCCGCCTCAAAAGAGCCAACAAGACACGCCCGTAATGCAGAGACTGATTTCCACACATCCACCCAGCAAACATGAGCACAGATGAAGCCTCcatattatttcatattttgccatactgtttttatttactacaTAATccattgtattgttttgttgctATTCATACCTTTTATGATGTAaagtgtaaatgttttttttatctgatccatgctttatttttctcattgtttgtgtttctgtgttgctttttttttttttttttttttttgctcgctCATCTGCATGTCTGAATCCCATCCTGACAACCGTCTCCAGCGGCACAGAATTCCAACACAAATGCTGACTTTGCAAATTTCGATGCTTTCGGTGGCACGTCTGGGTCGGCAGGTGGTTTCCCCGCACCGCAAGTCCCATTCCCTCCCCCAAATACAGGTAGAGCAATCCCCCATCCATTGGACAAAGTCCACATCTCATTCACATTAACACATCTGAGGTTGAATACTTTTGGTATGTGCCGCAGGCCAAACACTCAGTTCTTGTACATGTCAGTGCAAACTCACAACAATCATTGGCTCCATGTGTTGCTTCTAGAATGTCATTCTTTCAAGATAACTGAATTTCTTACAGGTTAGCCATTGAAAAATGGATAATAAACTTGCTTTTTATAAAAAATTACTTTTATACATCAGAGTAGCGCACGCTTACTTGGTTTAAAATTAACCGTAAATGAGTAAAGGTTCCAGAGCACTGGGCAGGTCATGATAAGGATAAAGGTTGGTCTGTTAAATATTTGATACTGGGGTGACTCGACATATTATTGTTACCGTGGTTGCAGCGATTACCAGTTTTATGCTATGCCTTGGCATAAAccttgatttgtgttttttcctttaaaagagGAGAATCTCCTCAATTCCTCAGCTGCCTGTCCGTCGGTGTAACAGTGCCTCGGACGCACTGAGCAGGGATATGAGAGGTGGATATCACTGATCTCCATCCACTAAGTAAAGTCAGGGACGACAGACTACTTTGGATATCCGAAAAAGCAAAAATTACTGTAGAAggaagtttgaaaaaaaatgaggaaagaCTCCTATTATATGGCTCAGTTGTTTCCACCTGAAGTTCATCATAAATTGGGacagaaaagattttttctAATTACCACAGGAACATGTGGTGCTACAGCGCTCTCTGCTGGGGGTGTGTGTCATTGACTCATCACGTGGAGCTGCTCAGTGATTTCAGTGTCGTCCTATTGCTGAATGAAGCTCTCCTCTTTTCCATCTTTGCTGAACGATCATCTCAAATACACTGATTTAAACTGTTCATTCCATCTGATGAGTATTTGATGCTTTGCTTCAGCAGCAGTTAATTTGCTTTGacctcatgttttgttttgtttttttgcattttgcgtagtttaatattttcttttgtttcttcaccTTTTCTTTGCTCCCTTTTTGATTTTTGGCTGCCAGCATTTACTGTTCTCTCATCCAGCCGCAGTATGGGTGAGTTTGCGACTGCTCTGCCTCTCCGGTGTGCGCACAGTAAGTCTGTCTTTGGGTTTGTCCTCATAACAGCTTTCAACCCGTCCTGTCATCTCTAACGTTTAATCGCTCTGATCCTTTTGCGCTCcctgtgtgtgatagtgtgatTACAGCATGTAGCTCTTTTTCCTTCTGTGGTCGTACTGGTCACAATTAGGATAACATGCTTTGATTGTTGCTGCCATTATCATTAACCActaaaaagaataaatcaaatGGAAGGAAATGTAACAGCGATATGATGAGCACAGCCTTTCATTTTAGAAAATGATCAGGAGGACAAGAGCGTGGTGCCTGAGAGTTCTGTCAGAAGATGAGTTTGTGACTTGGGCTCAGTTCCTTTAACCCAACCTCGAACCCTCTGCAGCTTTTATTCCTATCCAACACCTAAATTATGCAAACACTACATGCACATACAAACTTCTTGTCAATAGCTTTAAGACAATCTCATCTTTTATCCAAAGTCTTTGTTCTGCTTGTTATTCAAATATGTGATGAataacaaatattttctgtagtGATGATCTTGCTGGAGTTGGGTGATTGGCAGATTGAAAATAGCTTCAATTAATTATTGATTCCCATGTCACTCTTAATACATTTTGTGTTGGTTTTAACTCCTTTAATCCCCAGTATGATGCCGATCACATGTTACACACTCTTTTGTGTCACGTAGACACACAAGACAGGTCTGTTTGGTACATGTGTctcaaataaacacagataaTTGCAAAGTTTATGCATTTCTTCTTGCCTTAGGCtggtggaggagcagtgtggtgtGTCAGAGGTCATGCTCTCTCCTGTATGCTAGTGTTCTATACCCAGCCTGATTCCACCCTGGCTTTATCCTCCGTGCAGCATTTATTTCCTCTCCAAGCTGTTAATGTTGTCacttaaaaccaaaaaaaaaagtcgaggCCCCCCCCTCATGACTTTTTAATCTCTCTCTTTCATGCAGGTAGCACGTCAGGGGGAATAGCAAATTTTGCAAATTTTGACAACTTCCCCAAATCGTGTAGTGCTGACTTTGGATCCTTCAGTTCCTCCTCGCAGAGTAACTCCACAGCAGCTGGCAAAGACGCTGCACAGAATACTAGCGTCCCTGCTGATAGATACGCAGCCCTGGCTGACCTGGATAACGTGTTTAGCTCTGCCAAAACAGAGCAAGGTAAACTTTTCCTGCCTAGCCATAGAATTTTAGaagtagacaaaaaaaaaaggatctacCAAAATTTAAGTTTGAGTTCTCTTCCTATTCGGGAACAGATTTAATCTCTTAAAACAGGACTGATTTACCTTCACCACCAAACTCATAATTCTGTGCCAGACTTTTGGCTTAGGTGAGGCTTGGATGTATTTCACATTCCCTTATTTTGTTATCCATATTAGCTCCTTGACCCCAATGCTCCTGAACCATCCTGTATAAAAATGCACGTGATGAGAATACCTCCTGACCTCAAAGAATGGTTTTGCATACTGGATTTTATGTTACATGACCTGAATTCTGGCATTCCAGCATCTGAATCGTGCTGTGTTGGCACTAGATTACTGTCTGGGTGTTACAAACAGTATTTGGTGCTAGAAAATGCTAATTTCCTAATGACTGAACATTTACCCCCATCCACACATCATTTTTCATAGGTTGAACATGGCAGCTATCGCCGGaccttttgtttgtgtctttgaacatgattttttttcccccctggaTGAATGGAATTAAGGTGGACTGAGCGCCGCCCTGCTGTAACGTACTTGTGTTGCAGGAGGTGGTGTTGTGAGCTCAGCCCCAGCTGCACCACCAGCATCAGTGGGTGGTGTGCATCAGAGGCAGGGAGCCGGGGGGGATCGCTACGCCGCTCTGGCTGAGCTCGACACAGTCTTCAGCTCCTCGGCCCCCGCCACCAGTGTTTACAACACCACCAGCACCTCACAGGGGtgagacccacacacacacacacacgcctgctTCAGCGGGTTGTTCCGAAAGTCGGCAGTTGATTGGTGCATTGATCCAAAGCAACGGCGGCGATCTGTACTGTCGCCCGGGTTGATTTGTTCTCTGATCCTCTgggttgtttctgctgtttctgtttcatgtcCAGGAGAATGTTTGGCACAGAGACTGGGGTGTCAACAGCACAAGCACAACACGCCCTGCCTTGTATGCCACAGGGGTTTGGAGGTGAGTGAAACCCCAAGTGACTCTTGTTTGAACACTTTCAGTGCAATTAGAAatacacaccaacaacaacaaaaaaacatcctgtCAAACAACTTCCAACTAACACTACGGATGAAATCCTGTCGGATCTGTTTGTTCTATTTCCAGTATGGTTTGAAAACGTTCCTCTGCGACTCGTGTTTGCTGACCTGACACCTTTCCGTCTCTCTCAGCAGCTCAGTCGACGAACCCGTTTGTCGCTCCTGGAGTCGCCCCACCGGCAGCCCCTCCCACCAACCCCTTCCAGAGCAACGGTAGAGCAGCAAATATGGCTGCTATAGCAGGTGTGTTTGCCTGAAAACTGGTTACAGTTTGATGCGTCTGCTACGCTGGATGGGCTTGATGAACGCTCTTTTCGTGTGACACGATCTTGCCAGCTTAACGGCTGCAATTAGAAATGATTAcagatttaattaatttcaatatTCCTAAGAAGACAATGATAAGTTATGTAATATAATAGCCATAATTGTTTTATGGCTCTATAGCAGCTAAGTCCAGTGAACTCAAGTAACTTTTGTCAACAAGTTCATTTGAACttatgaaaaacagattttatttaactCCACAGCCATATTTGTGCTCTAAACTTGTtacaatttgaaaattaaaaaaaggagtaGCTGGTAATATTGTCATGTAGAAATGCCTTGGATAGGTGTCTTAATCCAGCTGCTGTCCTGCTGTGTTAGTGTCCTTTGGCACTGGCTCAATGAGTATGCCGGCTGGATTTGGGAACGCTTCAGCGTACAACATCCCCACCAGCTTCAGTGGAACCTTCCAGCAACCCTTTCCTGGCCAGACTCCCTTCCCGCAGCCTCCTGCGTATCCTCAGCAGCCAAACGGTGTGTATATTCGCCTCGGTTTTTTGACCGTGAATGTGCAGctgtgatgaagtgatgaagaccttgatttgtttttctctcaggtGGGGGATATCCAAACTTTGTCCAAGCCAAGCCTGTTGTGACTCCTTTCGGACAGGCGATGGCTGGACCGATGGTCTCCAGCAACCCTTTCCTGGTCAGTAAGAGGCTTCATCAGACACAAATAGTTCAGTTAAAGATAAATACGGTTGGTTTATTTAACAAGAGGAATCTGTTGTGATTcactaaattgtgtttttatatcttcTTTTCCATCCAGGGTGCCGGTCCATCTGCACAATACTCAGCAGGGGGCTCCTCGACGAATCCCTTCTTATAGCGATCCATCCAATCAGCTCCACTACAGGGTCAACAACCGGCGCGCTTGCACCTATTGCACTGTTTATGTTTCAAGAGTAGCTTTAAAAGAACACGTTTGTAAGGATATTTTATATCGCAGTTTGTCACAGATGGAGAAAACCACACGGACGAGTCGCAACGCTGCCGTCTACGTCTGCAGAACTAAGTGATGgcgtgtaaaaaaataaataaagggagAGGCCGATCCCCTCTTCTGTACTTAACCTGTGAAACGGCCGCTACTGAACCACAATGTAGAATCAGACTGGTTGATAACTAAGTTATTGCATACGTGGTGTCCCATTCATTATATGCTGCAATTCTGTACATATGATTTTTCTGTTAGGACGTTAGCCCTTTGTTCATATCAGTATTTGTATCTTAACACGCAAGATTTATCAAGACGGAACTGTTGCTTGGGAAAGCTAATGGGTACTGCCACTTGCTGTATTTGTGAaccaaaatgtttatttatgcaGGATCCTTTTTAGGCAAAGCTGTTCTCacgaaaagaaaaacaaaaatacacaattctGTCAAGTTGTCGATGAGAAAAGGAGTTGCCGCTGCCTCAGGGACGGGCAGGGGCTTGTTTCTTCTGCCTGATGAGAGACCCAGGCATTGCCTCTGAATTATGTCTTTAAAGAAATGTCGGATGAGCTGAAAAC contains:
- the agfg1a gene encoding arf-GAP domain and FG repeat-containing protein 1a isoform X3 is translated as MAASAKRKQEEKHLKMLREMTSLPLNRKCFDCDQRGPTYANMTVGSFVCTSCSGILRGLNPPHRVKSISMTTFTQQEIEFLQKHGNEACKRIWLGLYDDRTSSIPDFREPQKVKEFLQDKYEKKRWYIPPEQAKVVASVHASISGSSNSSTSSTPEVRPLKSLLGESAPSLHFNKNTPPNQSPVASRGQQPFHDKRFDLLGDLGGDIFAAPPNVNAGASSSFANFAHFNSHTTAQNSNTNADFANFDAFGGTSGSAGGFPAPQVPFPPPNTAFTVLSSSRSMGSTSGGIANFANFDNFPKSCSADFGSFSSSSQSNSTAAGKDAAQNTSVPADRYAALADLDNVFSSAKTEQGGGVVSSAPAAPPASVGGVHQRQGAGGDRYAALAELDTVFSSSAPATSVYNTTSTSQGRMFGTETGVSTAQAQHALPCMPQGFGAAQSTNPFVAPGVAPPAAPPTNPFQSNGRAANMAAIAVSFGTGSMSMPAGFGNASAYNIPTSFSGTFQQPFPGQTPFPQPPAYPQQPNGGGYPNFVQAKPVVTPFGQAMAGPMVSSNPFLGAGPSAQYSAGGSSTNPFL
- the agfg1a gene encoding arf-GAP domain and FG repeat-containing protein 1a isoform X5, whose product is MAASAKRKQEEKHLKMLREMTSLPLNRKCFDCDQRGPTYANMTVGSFVCTSCSGILRGLNPPHRVKSISMTTFTQQEIEFLQKHGNEACKRIWLGLYDDRTSSIPDFREPQKVKEFLQDKYEKKRWYIPPEQAKVVASVHASISGSSNSSTSSTPEVRPLKSLLGESAPSLHFNKNTPPNQSPVASRGQQPFHDKRFDLLGDLGGDIFAAPPNVNAGASSSFANFAHFNSHTTAQNSNTNADFANFDAFGGTSGSAGGFPAPQVPFPPPNTAFTVLSSSRSMGEFATALPLRCAHRGGVVSSAPAAPPASVGGVHQRQGAGGDRYAALAELDTVFSSSAPATSVYNTTSTSQGRMFGTETGVSTAQAQHALPCMPQGFGAAQSTNPFVAPGVAPPAAPPTNPFQSNGRAANMAAIAVSFGTGSMSMPAGFGNASAYNIPTSFSGTFQQPFPGQTPFPQPPAYPQQPNGGGYPNFVQAKPVVTPFGQAMAGPMVSSNPFLGAGPSAQYSAGGSSTNPFL
- the agfg1a gene encoding arf-GAP domain and FG repeat-containing protein 1a isoform X4, which produces MAASAKRKQEEKHLKMLREMTSLPLNRKCFDCDQRGPTYANMTVGSFVCTSCSGILRGLNPPHRVKSISMTTFTQQEIEFLQKHGNEACKRIWLGLYDDRTSSIPDFREPQKVKEFLQDKYEKKRWYIPPEQAKVVASVHASISGSSNSSTSSTPEVRPLKSLLGESAPSLHFNKNTPPNQSPVASRGQQPFHDKRFDLLGDLGGDIFAAPPNVNAGASSSFANFAHFNSHTTAQNSNTNADFANFDAFGGTSGSAGGFPAPQVPFPPPNTGSTSGGIANFANFDNFPKSCSADFGSFSSSSQSNSTAAGKDAAQNTSVPADRYAALADLDNVFSSAKTEQGGGVVSSAPAAPPASVGGVHQRQGAGGDRYAALAELDTVFSSSAPATSVYNTTSTSQGRMFGTETGVSTAQAQHALPCMPQGFGAAQSTNPFVAPGVAPPAAPPTNPFQSNGRAANMAAIAVSFGTGSMSMPAGFGNASAYNIPTSFSGTFQQPFPGQTPFPQPPAYPQQPNGGGYPNFVQAKPVVTPFGQAMAGPMVSSNPFLGAGPSAQYSAGGSSTNPFL
- the agfg1a gene encoding arf-GAP domain and FG repeat-containing protein 1a isoform X6, whose product is MAASAKRKQEEKHLKMLREMTSLPLNRKCFDCDQRGPTYANMTVGSFVCTSCSGILRGLNPPHRVKSISMTTFTQQEIEFLQKHGNEACKRIWLGLYDDRTSSIPDFREPQKVKEFLQDKYEKKRWYIPPEQAKVVASVHASISGSSNSSTSSTPEVRPLKSLLGESAPSLHFNKNTPPNQSPVASRGQQPFHDKRFDLLGDLGGDIFAAPPNVNAGASSSFANFAHFNSHTTAQNSNTNADFANFDAFGGTSGSAGGFPAPQVPFPPPNTGGGVVSSAPAAPPASVGGVHQRQGAGGDRYAALAELDTVFSSSAPATSVYNTTSTSQGRMFGTETGVSTAQAQHALPCMPQGFGAAQSTNPFVAPGVAPPAAPPTNPFQSNGRAANMAAIAVSFGTGSMSMPAGFGNASAYNIPTSFSGTFQQPFPGQTPFPQPPAYPQQPNGGGYPNFVQAKPVVTPFGQAMAGPMVSSNPFLGAGPSAQYSAGGSSTNPFL
- the agfg1a gene encoding arf-GAP domain and FG repeat-containing protein 1a isoform X7; this translates as MAASAKRKQEEKHLKMLREMTSLPLNRKCFDCDQRGPTYANMTVGSFVCTSCSGILRGLNPPHRVKSISMTTFTQQEIEFLQKHGNEACKRIWLGLYDDRTSSIPDFREPQKVKEFLQDKYEKKRWYIPPEQAKVVASVHASISGSSNSSTSSTPEVRPLKSLLGESAPSLHFNKNTPPNQSPVASRGQQPFHDKRFDLLGDLGGDIFAAPPNVNAGASSSFANFAHFNSHTRGGVVSSAPAAPPASVGGVHQRQGAGGDRYAALAELDTVFSSSAPATSVYNTTSTSQGRMFGTETGVSTAQAQHALPCMPQGFGAAQSTNPFVAPGVAPPAAPPTNPFQSNGRAANMAAIAVSFGTGSMSMPAGFGNASAYNIPTSFSGTFQQPFPGQTPFPQPPAYPQQPNGGGYPNFVQAKPVVTPFGQAMAGPMVSSNPFLGAGPSAQYSAGGSSTNPFL
- the agfg1a gene encoding arf-GAP domain and FG repeat-containing protein 1a isoform X2; the encoded protein is MAASAKRKQEEKHLKMLREMTSLPLNRKCFDCDQRGPTYANMTVGSFVCTSCSGILRGLNPPHRVKSISMTTFTQQEIEFLQKHGNEACKRIWLGLYDDRTSSIPDFREPQKVKEFLQDKYEKKRWYIPPEQAKVVASVHASISGSSNSSTSSTPEVRPLKSLLGESAPSLHFNKNTPPNQSPVASRGQQPFHDKRFDLLGDLGGDIFAAPPNVNAGASSSFANFAHFNSHTTAQNSNTNADFANFDAFGGTSGSAGGFPAPQVPFPPPNTAFTVLSSSRSMGEFATALPLRCAHSSTSGGIANFANFDNFPKSCSADFGSFSSSSQSNSTAAGKDAAQNTSVPADRYAALADLDNVFSSAKTEQGGGVVSSAPAAPPASVGGVHQRQGAGGDRYAALAELDTVFSSSAPATSVYNTTSTSQGRMFGTETGVSTAQAQHALPCMPQGFGAQSTNPFVAPGVAPPAAPPTNPFQSNGRAANMAAIAVSFGTGSMSMPAGFGNASAYNIPTSFSGTFQQPFPGQTPFPQPPAYPQQPNGGGYPNFVQAKPVVTPFGQAMAGPMVSSNPFLGAGPSAQYSAGGSSTNPFL
- the agfg1a gene encoding arf-GAP domain and FG repeat-containing protein 1a isoform X1, with the protein product MAASAKRKQEEKHLKMLREMTSLPLNRKCFDCDQRGPTYANMTVGSFVCTSCSGILRGLNPPHRVKSISMTTFTQQEIEFLQKHGNEACKRIWLGLYDDRTSSIPDFREPQKVKEFLQDKYEKKRWYIPPEQAKVVASVHASISGSSNSSTSSTPEVRPLKSLLGESAPSLHFNKNTPPNQSPVASRGQQPFHDKRFDLLGDLGGDIFAAPPNVNAGASSSFANFAHFNSHTTAQNSNTNADFANFDAFGGTSGSAGGFPAPQVPFPPPNTAFTVLSSSRSMGEFATALPLRCAHSSTSGGIANFANFDNFPKSCSADFGSFSSSSQSNSTAAGKDAAQNTSVPADRYAALADLDNVFSSAKTEQGGGVVSSAPAAPPASVGGVHQRQGAGGDRYAALAELDTVFSSSAPATSVYNTTSTSQGRMFGTETGVSTAQAQHALPCMPQGFGAAQSTNPFVAPGVAPPAAPPTNPFQSNGRAANMAAIAVSFGTGSMSMPAGFGNASAYNIPTSFSGTFQQPFPGQTPFPQPPAYPQQPNGGGYPNFVQAKPVVTPFGQAMAGPMVSSNPFLGAGPSAQYSAGGSSTNPFL
- the agfg1a gene encoding arf-GAP domain and FG repeat-containing protein 1a isoform X8, coding for MAASAKRKQEEKHLKMLREMTSLPLNRKCFDCDQRGPTYANMTVGSFVCTSCSGILRGLNPPHRVKSISMTTFTQQEIEFLQKHGNEACKRIWLGLYDDRTSSIPDFREPQKVKEFLQDKYEKKRWYIPPEQAKVVASVHASISGSSNSSTSSTPEVRPLKSLLGESAPSLHFNKNTPPNQSPVASRGQQPFHDKRFDLLGDLGGDIFAAPPNVNAGASSSFANFAHFNSHTTAQNSNTNADFANFDAFGGTSGSAGGFPAPQVPFPPPNTGSTSGGIANFANFDNFPKSCSADFGSFSSSSQSNSTAAGKDAAQNTSVPADRYAALADLDNVFSSAKTEQGGGVVSSAPAAPPASVGGVHQRQGAGGDRYAALAELDTVFSSSAPATSVYNTTSTSQGRMFGTETGVSTAQAQHALPCMPQGFGAQSTNPFVAPGVAPPAAPPTNPFQSNGRAANMAAIAVSFGTGSMSMPAGFGNASAYNIPTSFSGTFQQPFPGQTPFPQPPAYPQQPNGGGYPNFVQAKPVVTPFGQAMAGPMVSSNPFLGAGPSAQYSAGGSSTNPFL